TTACTATCGCAATCAGGAAGTCGTTTTTCTGCGACGTGACGGTTCGCGTTTCGTCGCGGTCAACAGCACGGTTGCAACCCGTGATGCCCGGGGGCGAATCCGCTACTTCGACGGCGTCGTTTCCGACATCACCGAGCGCAAACAGGCCGAGGAGCAGGTTCATCGGCTGGCTCACTACGATGCGCTGACCGGGCTGCCCAATCGGCGTCTGTTCGGCGACCTGGTCGAACAGGCGCTCAACCGGGCCAGGCGGGCCGGTCGGCCGGTGGCGTTCATGTTCATGGACCTCGACCGATTCAAGATGATTAATGACTCGCTCGGGCACAGCATCGGCGACCACCTCCTGACTGCCGTGGCCGAACGACTGAGTGCGAAGACCCGCAACTACGACATCATCAGTCGCCAGGGGGGTGACGAGTTTTCCCTGGTCTTGCCCGATGCCGATGCCGGCGAAGCCGCGCGCAAGGCCGAAAGCCTGCTCACCGAATTCGGCAGGAATTCTTTTCGGATCAACGGCCACGAGCTCGCCATCACGCCCTCGATCGGCATCGCCATGCATCCCGATGACGGCGACGACGCGGAAGCCCTGCTGCGCTGTGCCGATGCCGCCATGTACCACGCCAAGGAATGCGGTCGCGCCACGTTCCGCTTTTTCACTCCTGAGCTCAACACCCGCGCACATGAGCGTCTGAGGCTGGAGAGTCACCTGCGACATGCCCTGGCCGGCGGAGAACTGAGCCTGGCCTATCAGCCCATCATCAGCCTGGCCGACGGCGAGGTCGCCGGCGCCGAGGCGCTGCTGCGCTGGCACAACGCCACACTGGGGCAGGTCTCCCCGGCCGACTTCATTCCGGTCGCCGAACAGAGCGGCCTGATCGTCGAGATCGGTGACTGGGTCATCAGCCAGGCCTGTCGCCAGCTGGCAGAATGGCGTGAGCGGGGACTGGGTGAGGTATCACTATCGGTCAACGTGTCCGCGGTCCAGTTCTGGCGCGGCAATCTCGACGAGGTCGTCAAGCGGTCGCTGTCGCGCTGGCAGGTCGATCCGTCTCTGTTGACCATCGAACTGACCGAAAGCGTCATCATGCAGAATGCGGAGGCGGCCAGGGACGTACTGGCCGAGCTGAAGCTGCTGGGCCTTAAGCTGGCCATTGATGATTTCGGGACGGGGTATTCCAGCCTGAGCTACCTCAAGCAGTTCAGAATCGACCAGCTCAAGATCGACCGTTCGTTCGTGCGCGACGTCGCCCAAAGCGCCGACGACGCCGCGATCGTTGCGGCCGTATTGAGCATGGCCACCGACCTCAGGATGCAGGTTGTCGCCGAGGGCATCGAAAACCCGGAGCAGCTTGATTACCTGCGCGCGCGGCACTGCCACTTCGGCCAGGGCTTCCTGTTCAGTCCGGCGGTGCCGGCCGAGGACGTGCCGGGCGTGATCGAACAGCTCCGGTGCTCAGCCAGGGGGGCTCCCTAAGCTTCGTTGAGCCGCGGGATCAGCGATACGAAGTTGCACGGTCCGGTGCGTGCGTCGAGCTGGTCTTTGAGAATGCGATCCCAGGCGGTGCGGCACGCGCCGGTCGAGCCGGGCAGGCCGAAGACCAGCGTGGCGTTGGCGGTGCCGGCAAAGGCCCGTGACTGAATGGTCGAGGTGCCGATTTCGTCCAGCGAATAGTGGCGGAACAGCTCACCGAAGCCGGGAATCTCGCGCACCAGCAGCGGCCGGATCGCCTCGGGCGTGGAGTCGCGACCGGTGATGCCGGTGCCGCCGGTAATCAGTACGCAGTCGACATCGTCCGCGGCAATCCAGGCCGATACGGTGGCGCGGAGCCTGAAGATGTCGTCGGGAAGCAACTGCCGGTCGGACAATCGGTGTCCGGCCGATTCGATGCGCTCGGCCAGGGTGTCGCCCGAAGTATCGTTGTCGCGCGTGCGCGAGTCCGACACGGTCAGCACCGTGCAGTTGAGCCGCTTGAACGGGGTGTCGGGATTGCAGGCGTTTCGGGACATGGGATTTTCAGGGTTACGGGTTAGGCCGATGATACCGAACTGGAAGCCGGAAACCGATGTTCATGCAAGCAAAGCTTCAAAGCCGAAATACCCGACCGGGTCGCCCACGGCAACGGCGGTGTCAGCGGGAATTCTGGCCAGCCCGTCGGCCCACACGACCGAACTCAATACGCCGGAACCCTGGTGCGGATAGCGCTGCAGATGGCCCTGTTCCAGCCTGACGCGCACATATTCCTCACGCTTTGCGGCCGGTTGCGAAAACCCGGCCGGCGCCTCGAGCGCTGCCGGGAACGGATCATGCCGCCCCTGCATCTTCCGGATCACCGGGGCGGCGAACAGACAGAAGGTCACAAAGGCCGAAACCGGGTTGCCTGGCAGGCCGACAAAGACCGTATCGGACACGCGGCCAAAAGCCAGCGGCTTGCCGGGCTTGACCGCGATCTTCCACAGATCGAGCCGACCGAGTTCTTCGACGGCGGCCTTGACGTAGTCCGCCTCGCCAACGCTGACCCCACCGGTGGTCAGAACCAGATCGGCCTGGCCCGCGGCCTGCATCAGCGCGCGTCGGGTCGCTTGCGGTGTATCGGCGACATGTTCGCAGACCACGATGTCGCAGCCCATGGATTGCAGCAGTCCGCGCAGCACGGCGTCGTTGCTGTTGTAGATCTGGCCGGGCGCCAGCGCAGTTCCCGGCGCGGCCAGTTCATCGCCGGTCGACAGGAGCGCAACCTGCAGGCGGCTGAAAACCTCGACCTGCCCGATGCCGGTCGAAGCCAGCAGGCCAAGCTCCTGCGGGCGCAGGCGCCGACCGGCCGCGATGATGGTTTTGCCGGTCTCGAGATCCTCTCCGGCACGCCGGATATTGTCGCCCTGTGCGATGTTTCCGTCGATACGAACCCGACCATCGCGCTCGGCGGTCTTTTCTTGCATGACCACCGTGTCTCCTCCTTCGGGCACGACAGCGCCGGTAAAAATGCGTGCGGCCGTGCCGGGCCGGAGCGGATCAGGAGCATCACCTGCCTGGATGCGGGCCGAGACCGGCAACACCCCACCGGTGGCCTCGAAATCCGCATACCGCAGGACATAGCCATCCATGGCGCTGTTGTCGTTCGGCGGCACGTTAAAAGCCGCCTGAACATCGTCGGCCAGGACGCGGCCCATGGCAACGTCCAGTGACACCGAATCGCGCCGGCGGTGCGGTGAAACGGCAACCAGCAGCCGGGCGCGTGCCTCGGTGACCGTGTGCAGCTGCGCTGTGAAGCCAGCGGTCGATCGGGTCATGGTCGATAACCTGGGTGAATGATGGGCGAGGCCGTTTTGCTCTCGAGCTGCAAATGGTAACGTGAACCGGCCGCGCGCAACTGAACAGCGCTCGGCAACAAGCCCAAGCCCGGATCGCCGGGACGGCTTCAGGACGCGCTGCCATCGCTAACACATACGTATTGCCCTTTAATGCATATGTGATAATATGTATAACAAACATGCGAGACCATCACATGGCCAAACAGACGGTAACTCTGCGCCTGGATCAGGATGACCTGGCCTATCTGTCACAGGTCGAAATCACGGGCGCTGCCAATCTGAGCGAGAAGATACGCGCTCTGATCGCGGAGGCGAGAACACAGCGTCAAGGCAGTCGGGATTACCTGTCGGCTCACGATTTCGCCCGCCAGCTCATCGCGCGCGTCGAGCGCCAGATCAACGCCGCGGAAATCGATGCCACGGTGCGCTCGGAGCTGATTCACCGCATCCTCGCCTGGCTGCCGGAAGCGCTGGCCTACGCACTGTCGGCCGGACAGGTGATGGCCCGCGCCAACGATCAGACGGCCGGCCTTCGCGCGCTCGAACACGGCCTGGCCGAACGCACGTTCAGCCTGGTCGAGGCCGTCTTGCAGCTGGCGCAGGCGGGCTTTCCCGGCTGTCTCGACCCCCAGGCGCTGGCCAGCAGGGGGCGATTTGAGGTACAAAGCGATTCCTGAGCATCGGGTCGCTTCTGCGCTGCCGGACCACGATGCCGACAGCAGGATCTGTCAGTCACCAAGGAGAACTGAATATGAGCGAGTCATTGAGACAACGGGTCGGACGCCTGGTCGCCGGGGGATTCAACGCCCTGGTCGACGCCGTCGAGAATGCCGCCCCCGAGACCGTCATGGAGCAGGCCATTCGCGAGGTCGACACGGCCACCGCCGAAGTGCGGCGTGAACTTGGCGCCGTGGAGGCACAGCGACACCTGACCGCGAAACGCCTGGCCGAGGATGGCGAGAAGCACGATGAGCTGGGCGAGCAGGCGCGTCTGGCCATGTCGCAGGGGCGCGAAGACCTGGCCGAGGCGGCAGTGTCTCGCCAGATCGATCTGGAGGCCCAGATTCCGGTACTCGAAGCGCGACTGGCCGATCTGGCCGACGAGAAAACCCGGCTGGAGGGCTACATCAACGCACTCAAGGCCAAGAAGCGGGAAATGCGCGAAGCGCTCGAGGACTATCGTCGCGCCCAGCGCCAGGTGAGTGCGTCCGGCGAACCGGGCGCTGCGGGAAGCGCTGACGGCGATGACTCACGCAGCCGCGCAGAGCGCGCAACAAGCGCGTTCGAGCGCGTCTTTCAGCGCCAGACCGGTCTGACCGGCGTTTCAGGCAGCGACGAGGAAGAGGCCCGGTTGGCCGAACTCGATGACCTGGCGCGCAAGAACCGTATCCAGGAACGCATGGCCAGGCTCAAGTCCGACGCGTCGTGATCGAGTACTTCCTCGCGCCCGGCAGCATTCCGTTCACGGCCGCACTGCTGGTCATGGCGGGATTGCTCGTCTTCGAGATCGTCGCCCTGCTCGGCGGCCTGGGTCTCAACGAACTCGTCGATGACCTGGTGGTGTCGAATGTCGACCTGCCAGACGACCTCGGGGGATTCGGCGATCCCGGCGACGCCCAGCTATCGACCGGCATCGACGGCAGCGCCTCACCCGAAGGCGTCGGCATGCTCGGTCGCCTGCTGGCCTGGCTGTATGTTGGCAAGGTCCCGGTACTGATGGTGCTGGTCATCTTCCTGACGGTATTCGGACTGGCCGGACTGATTGGACAGTCCCTGCTGCGTCAGGGGTTTGGCGCGGCGCTGCCCGGCGTGGTGGCCGCGCCGGCGGTGTTCTTTCTGAGCCTTCCGTTCGTGCGCTGGTGTGCCGGCGGTCTGGCGCGAATCATGCCGCGCGAGGAGACCAGCGCGGTCAGTCCGCGCTCGTTTCTCGGCCGGACCGCTGTGATCGTAGGCGGCAATGCTCGCCAGGGACTGGCAGCCCAGGCACGCCTGACCGATCAGTTTGGCACCACGCACTATGTCCTGGTCGAGCCCGAGGACGCCGGCACCGAGCTGGACCAGGGCGCACTGGTGCTGCTGGTCCGCCGCGTCGACGGGCGATTTACAGCCATTCCCAATCCCAGTGAGGCGCTCGAGAACGGCGACTGACCATCCACCGACAGACAATCGCAACCAACCAATAAGGATTCCTATGGACTTCAATCTCAGCGAACTGATCATTCCGGTCGTTGTCGTTCTGGCCGCGCTGTTCCTGCTCGGCCTGATCTTTGCCCGTCTCTACACCCGCGCCAGCAAGGAAGTGGCGTTCGTGCGCACCGGCATGGGCGGTGAAAGAGTCGTACGCGACGGCGGTGCACTGGTCTTCCCGGTGCTCCATGACACCATCCCGGTCAACATGAACACGCTCAAGCTGGAGGTGGCACGCCAGCGGGAAGGCGCGCTGATCACCCGCGACCGCATGCGCGTGGACGTACAGGCCGAATTCTACGTTCGCGTCAAGCCCGACGCCGAGGCCATCTCGACAGCCGGGCAAACGCTCGGACGGCGCACGATGGAGCCCAATCTGCTCAAGGAGCTGGTCGAGGGCAAGTTCGTCGACGCGCTGCGGGCCGTAGCGGCGGGCATGAGCATGGAAGAGCTGCACGAGAACCGGGTCGACTTTGCGCAGAAGGTGCAGATGGCCGTGGCCGAAGACCTGCACAAGAACGGCCTCGAACTGGAGTCGGTGTCGCTGACCGGGCTGGACCAGACGCCCTCGGACTTTTTCAATCCGCAAAACGCGTTCGATGCCCAGGGCCTGACCAAACTGACCCAGGAAATCGAGCGCCGGCGCAAGGAACGCAATGACATCGAGCGCGACACCAAGATCATGATCGAACAAAAGGATCTGGAGACCGAGCAGCAGTCACTGCAGATCGCGCGCGACCAGGAATACGCCCGACTGCAGCAGGACCGGGAAGTCAAAGTGCGCGCGGCCGAGACCCATTCTGCCGTGGCGCGCGAGGAAGCGGAAAGACGACGCGAGGCGGAGCAGGCGCGGATCGAGTCCGAACGGGCCATCCGGGAAGCGGATATCGACCGTGAGCGCCAGGTCGAACAGCGCGAGATCGAGCGCAAACGCTCGGTTGAAATCGCAGAGCAGGAACGCGAAATCGCCATCTCGGAGAAGTCGCGCGAAGAGTCCGCGGCGCGGGCAGAAGCCGATCTGGCGCGCGCCAAGGCGGTCGAGGCCGAAGAGCAGGTCAAAACGGTTCGCGAAACCGCATCGGCCGAACGCGCCAAGCAGGTTCGCCTGGTCCAGGCGCGCGAGCAAGCCGAGGAAGAGGCAATCCGCATCACCGTGGCCGCCGAAGCCGAGAAGAAGGCTTCGGACGACCGGGCAGAAGCCAACCGCATGGAAGCAACCGGAGAGGCCGATGCGGTTCGCATCCGCGCCCAGGCCGACGAGGAGCGTTACCGCGTCGAGGCCGAAGGAAAGCGCGCGATCAATGAGGCACGCAACGCCCTGAGCCCCGAGCAGATCGGGCTCGAAATCAAGCTCGCCATGCTCAACAACCTGCCGTCCATCATCGAGCAGTCGGTCAAGCCGATGGAGCAGATCGACGGCATCAAGATCATCGATGTCCGCGGCCTGGGGCAGAACGGCTCAGGCCACAATGGCCACGACGACTCCGGGTCCGGCGACAATAACCTGGCCCGCTCCGTCGTCGACCAGGCCCTGCGCTACCGGGCGCAGCGCCCGCTGGTCGATTCCCTGCTCAATGAAGTCGGCTTGACCGACCTCGGAGATCTGAACGGTCTGCTTGGCCAGCGCGGGAACAATAAGACGGCCGACCGGGACAATGCGGACTCCGATCCCGATGACAGCAGCCCGGCAGAAGGCCCCCGCCCAAAATCTGGCGACGGGGAAGACCCGGCCGGGGCCTGAGTTTGACCTCAGTGGTCGTCTGACCGCTGCTCTGGCATGCCGATCTGCACCGGCGCACCGCTGCGATCGAAGAACAGATAGCGATCCAGGCCGCTGCCGGCGTGGATGGCGCGGGCCATGTTCTTGAGCTGCTCGTCAACGATTTCGTCGGCCGGTGCCCGGCCGGCCTGTCCCGGCAGCACGCCGACCATCAAAAAGGTCCAGTCCTTCTTGGCCGCATCCGCATCGGCGCGCACGTATTCGAAACCCGGCACGTCGGCGACGGCGTGGGACTTGACCATCACTGGCGTGAGCATGCCCTCGCCTTCGATCGCCACCTCGTTTCCGTCGCTGCCGGTTTGCATCATCGGCTGGGCCCGCACCAGCACCGTCAGCAGCTTGACCGGCACCGGCTCGCCACGGGCGATTTCCAGCAAATCATCAAACGTTTCGATCATGAGTGCACCTCAGGCGTTTCGCGCCCCGTTTCACGTGGTCTGTCCGTCGGGGATGCGACCCCGACCTGCGAATCGTTGCCCTGATTACTGCACCAGTGGCGAGGAGGGGGCATCGAGGTCAATGCCCTCGATGTCGTGTTGGGCGGCAACCAGGCGGATGTACTGGTTGATCGCACGCCGCCGCACGTGCTCGCGCAGGTAGTCGGCAATCTTCTCGTGGCACGACTCGAAGGTCACCGGCCGACCTTCGCGGCGCTGGTGGATGAGCACGACGTGAAAGCCGAAGCGGGTCTCGACCGGATACTCCGGCACCTCGCCGACCGGCAGCCGCGACAGCGCCTTTTCGAACTCCGGCGCGGTCTGACCGCGGCTGATCAGCCCGAGATGACCGCCGACCTCTTTCGATGGGCAGCTCGAGAAATCGCGCGCCATCGACAGGAACTTGTCGGGGCTCTCGCGCAGCTCGGCGTTGATGCCCATGGCCTTTTTCCGGGCTTCGGCACGCGCTGCTTCATCATCCGGCGGGGCCGGAACGAGAATATGCGAGACTTCGTGCTCATCGGCCGTGCGAAGGCGCTCTTCGTTGGACTCATAGTAGCGTCGACAGTCGTCCTCGGTCGGCTCGGGCACCTCGATCTGCTCGGCGATGAGGTGGCGGATACGCGCTTCCTCCTCGGTTTCACCGTCTTCGCATACACCGGGCCCGATTCCGAGGCGATCGCACTCGGCCAGCAGCAATTCGCGCACCACCAGCGCACGGGCGGCCCGGGCGCGCGCTTCTTTCAGACTGGAGGCCGGATGGTACTGCACTTCCCTGGCGATCTGTTCATGATCGATAACCCGATCATTGACTCGAATCGGGGGTGGTGTATCCGCAGACTGTCCTTTCACCCTGGTTTCTTCCACCTTCCGCCCGCTCACGAAACCCTGGGCGATGAGCCGTGCTGACGCACGACCTGGTAGCGCCGGCGCAGGTAGCCCCACGGCCAGCTCCAGATGTGAACCAGTCGGCTGAACGGGAATGCAGTAAACATGATCAGCCCCAGGAACATGTGCATCTTGTAGATCCAGTGCACGTTGAAGATGTATTCATGCGCGCCGGTCCGGAATGTCACGATGGCCTGCGCCCAGTGTGCCAGCTGCTGCATGACGTGGCCATCGAGATGGTCGATTGACACGAAAGTCGTGCTCATGCCGGTGACCAGCTGCAGCCAGATCAGACAGATGATGAAGGTGTCCATGGGCGCCGAATTGACCCGGACCGCCGGCACGAACAACCGCCGCCACAGCAAATAGGTCAGACCGAACAGGCACAGCAGCCCGAACAGCCCGCCGGAGACGATGGCGAAAATCTGTTTGAAACCGGGATCGATGCCGAACACGCCCTGGTAGATTGCCGTCGGCGTCAGCAGGCCGACCAGATGCCCGAAAAACAGAAACAGAATCCCCACGTGAAAGGCAATACTGGCGCGACGGAAATTCTGCGACCTCGGTGTGAGCATCTGGCTCGACATGGCGCGCCAGGTATACTGCCCGCGCTCGAACCTGAGCAGCGATCCGAAGATGAACACGGTACCGGCGATGTAGGGAAACACGCCGAAGACGAACTGATTGATGTAGTACTCCATGATTACCTCCGGCTGCCCGCCGACCGCTGGGTCCGGTCGGGCTCCTGTTGGATCTTCAGGCCGTTGACCGACGCCGACGCCGCGCCGCAGTCGGTCGACGGATCATCATTGCCCATGAACGTGACCTGCTCCTCTTCCCAGATTTCATCCATCTTCTCGATGGTCTGATCCGGTCCTTCCTGACCGGCCGCCTCACGCAGCAGCTCGGCGTTTTCCGGACTGCCCACCAGCGCTTCGAGCGCCTCGAACAGCACCGCGTAGTGCGAACCGCGATGCCGCAGCCGTGCTCCGATCAGCACGATAATCGCCATGGCATCACCGAGCAGCTCCTCGACTTCGGCGCGGGGCCTCGTCGACAGGTATTCGAGCATGAGCGGCAGGTAGTCGGGCAGCTCGTGGGCATCGAGCTCGAGCCCGTTGGACCGGTAATGTTCCATCAGGTCGACCATCGCCTGCCCGCGGTCACGCGACTCGCCATGGACATGCTCGAACAGGTGCAGCGACAGCGCGCGGCCGCGATCGAACAGGGCGACATAGTCTTCCTGCACCTCGGTCAGCGGCCGCTGGCCCAGCTCGACGGCGAAGCAATGCACGGCCTCGGCCCGGGCGGGCGGCAGCAGCGATTCGCGTCGTATGACATCGGTCATCTCCGGCACCGCGTCCTGCAGCTCGCGGCTCGGGTAACTCATCAGACGCGACAGCACTCTGAGCGTCAGCATCACTGGCTCCAGTTGTCGGTTTGGTGCTCGGCCAGTTCCTTGTTCTTGCTGGCCTTCTCGACCCGGATCGGGAAGAACTTGCGCTTGGTGGTTGGCTTGCCGCCGAACACGTCGGCATCGGAACCACCACCGGTTTCGCAGCCGCTGCCAAAGGTAAAGCCACATCCGCCGCGCTCGGAATAGCCGTCGTAGATCGAGTTGGCGTATTCGCGCTTGTTGGTCGGAATCACGAAGCGGTCCTCGTAGTTGGCAATCGCCATGCACTGATACATGTCCTCGACCATCTCGACGTCCA
This DNA window, taken from Pseudomonadota bacterium, encodes the following:
- a CDS encoding PspA/IM30 family protein — encoded protein: MSESLRQRVGRLVAGGFNALVDAVENAAPETVMEQAIREVDTATAEVRRELGAVEAQRHLTAKRLAEDGEKHDELGEQARLAMSQGREDLAEAAVSRQIDLEAQIPVLEARLADLADEKTRLEGYINALKAKKREMREALEDYRRAQRQVSASGEPGAAGSADGDDSRSRAERATSAFERVFQRQTGLTGVSGSDEEEARLAELDDLARKNRIQERMARLKSDAS
- a CDS encoding flotillin family protein, whose protein sequence is MDFNLSELIIPVVVVLAALFLLGLIFARLYTRASKEVAFVRTGMGGERVVRDGGALVFPVLHDTIPVNMNTLKLEVARQREGALITRDRMRVDVQAEFYVRVKPDAEAISTAGQTLGRRTMEPNLLKELVEGKFVDALRAVAAGMSMEELHENRVDFAQKVQMAVAEDLHKNGLELESVSLTGLDQTPSDFFNPQNAFDAQGLTKLTQEIERRRKERNDIERDTKIMIEQKDLETEQQSLQIARDQEYARLQQDREVKVRAAETHSAVAREEAERRREAEQARIESERAIREADIDRERQVEQREIERKRSVEIAEQEREIAISEKSREESAARAEADLARAKAVEAEEQVKTVRETASAERAKQVRLVQAREQAEEEAIRITVAAEAEKKASDDRAEANRMEATGEADAVRIRAQADEERYRVEAEGKRAINEARNALSPEQIGLEIKLAMLNNLPSIIEQSVKPMEQIDGIKIIDVRGLGQNGSGHNGHDDSGSGDNNLARSVVDQALRYRAQRPLVDSLLNEVGLTDLGDLNGLLGQRGNNKTADRDNADSDPDDSSPAEGPRPKSGDGEDPAGA
- a CDS encoding YqiJ family protein, with amino-acid sequence MIEYFLAPGSIPFTAALLVMAGLLVFEIVALLGGLGLNELVDDLVVSNVDLPDDLGGFGDPGDAQLSTGIDGSASPEGVGMLGRLLAWLYVGKVPVLMVLVIFLTVFGLAGLIGQSLLRQGFGAALPGVVAAPAVFFLSLPFVRWCAGGLARIMPREETSAVSPRSFLGRTAVIVGGNARQGLAAQARLTDQFGTTHYVLVEPEDAGTELDQGALVLLVRRVDGRFTAIPNPSEALENGD
- the narJ gene encoding nitrate reductase molybdenum cofactor assembly chaperone encodes the protein MLTLRVLSRLMSYPSRELQDAVPEMTDVIRRESLLPPARAEAVHCFAVELGQRPLTEVQEDYVALFDRGRALSLHLFEHVHGESRDRGQAMVDLMEHYRSNGLELDAHELPDYLPLMLEYLSTRPRAEVEELLGDAMAIIVLIGARLRHRGSHYAVLFEALEALVGSPENAELLREAAGQEGPDQTIEKMDEIWEEEQVTFMGNDDPSTDCGAASASVNGLKIQQEPDRTQRSAGSRR
- a CDS encoding EAL domain-containing protein codes for the protein MSRSGKELRVNRRPLLGALGVTALVLIGGAIITGWTFRLLVDAERERQRVMLAGLAEQSIGEIRRRFNRYEIQLVAARALFAGSTFVSRDEWREFARFFLPTGDESGLFELAWVPRVTRDELQQIAASARADGLGDFAVYPAGERNVYCPILYNEPQHLHVGSLGRDVCVSDPARPAMQRARQEDGTFLSDPLRLGTDDSALVPGYVLFAWVEGNQQRHSGWVAGTATTDELLGVHLPGQRPIDLTVTDQSVPGGETVYRTTAFAEDPTIRATRTMMLGGRDLQLHFAHPVAVGLTPWLALGTGTAITLLLAGFLLTLLRTRARALLVAERMSRAWRQSEDLLKSITNNIQEGIYRGVPGKGLVYVNQALADMFGFDTTREMMAHAGPVLYAYPEQREELERLLDRHGYYRNQEVVFLRRDGSRFVAVNSTVATRDARGRIRYFDGVVSDITERKQAEEQVHRLAHYDALTGLPNRRLFGDLVEQALNRARRAGRPVAFMFMDLDRFKMINDSLGHSIGDHLLTAVAERLSAKTRNYDIISRQGGDEFSLVLPDADAGEAARKAESLLTEFGRNSFRINGHELAITPSIGIAMHPDDGDDAEALLRCADAAMYHAKECGRATFRFFTPELNTRAHERLRLESHLRHALAGGELSLAYQPIISLADGEVAGAEALLRWHNATLGQVSPADFIPVAEQSGLIVEIGDWVISQACRQLAEWRERGLGEVSLSVNVSAVQFWRGNLDEVVKRSLSRWQVDPSLLTIELTESVIMQNAEAARDVLAELKLLGLKLAIDDFGTGYSSLSYLKQFRIDQLKIDRSFVRDVAQSADDAAIVAAVLSMATDLRMQVVAEGIENPEQLDYLRARHCHFGQGFLFSPAVPAEDVPGVIEQLRCSARGAP
- a CDS encoding peptidylprolyl isomerase, with the translated sequence MKGQSADTPPPIRVNDRVIDHEQIAREVQYHPASSLKEARARAARALVVRELLLAECDRLGIGPGVCEDGETEEEARIRHLIAEQIEVPEPTEDDCRRYYESNEERLRTADEHEVSHILVPAPPDDEAARAEARKKAMGINAELRESPDKFLSMARDFSSCPSKEVGGHLGLISRGQTAPEFEKALSRLPVGEVPEYPVETRFGFHVVLIHQRREGRPVTFESCHEKIADYLREHVRRRAINQYIRLVAAQHDIEGIDLDAPSSPLVQ
- the moaB gene encoding molybdenum cofactor biosynthesis protein B, with the translated sequence MSRNACNPDTPFKRLNCTVLTVSDSRTRDNDTSGDTLAERIESAGHRLSDRQLLPDDIFRLRATVSAWIAADDVDCVLITGGTGITGRDSTPEAIRPLLVREIPGFGELFRHYSLDEIGTSTIQSRAFAGTANATLVFGLPGSTGACRTAWDRILKDQLDARTGPCNFVSLIPRLNEA
- the narI gene encoding respiratory nitrate reductase subunit gamma, which encodes MEYYINQFVFGVFPYIAGTVFIFGSLLRFERGQYTWRAMSSQMLTPRSQNFRRASIAFHVGILFLFFGHLVGLLTPTAIYQGVFGIDPGFKQIFAIVSGGLFGLLCLFGLTYLLWRRLFVPAVRVNSAPMDTFIICLIWLQLVTGMSTTFVSIDHLDGHVMQQLAHWAQAIVTFRTGAHEYIFNVHWIYKMHMFLGLIMFTAFPFSRLVHIWSWPWGYLRRRYQVVRQHGSSPRVS
- a CDS encoding molybdopterin molybdotransferase MoeA, yielding MHTVTEARARLLVAVSPHRRRDSVSLDVAMGRVLADDVQAAFNVPPNDNSAMDGYVLRYADFEATGGVLPVSARIQAGDAPDPLRPGTAARIFTGAVVPEGGDTVVMQEKTAERDGRVRIDGNIAQGDNIRRAGEDLETGKTIIAAGRRLRPQELGLLASTGIGQVEVFSRLQVALLSTGDELAAPGTALAPGQIYNSNDAVLRGLLQSMGCDIVVCEHVADTPQATRRALMQAAGQADLVLTTGGVSVGEADYVKAAVEELGRLDLWKIAVKPGKPLAFGRVSDTVFVGLPGNPVSAFVTFCLFAAPVIRKMQGRHDPFPAALEAPAGFSQPAAKREEYVRVRLEQGHLQRYPHQGSGVLSSVVWADGLARIPADTAVAVGDPVGYFGFEALLA